In a single window of the Dysgonomonas mossii genome:
- a CDS encoding TrpB-like pyridoxal phosphate-dependent enzyme, with translation MMKKKILLSENDIPRCWYNIVADMKNKPLPPLHPATKKPLEVSDLEPIFATELAKQELNDTDRWIEIPEPIRELYKNYRPTPLVRAYGLEKALDTPAHIYFKNESVSPVGSHKLNSAIAQAYYCKEQGITNITTETGAGQWGAALSYAASHFDLNLAVYMVKISYHQKPYRRSIMQAYGAEVIASPSMSTKAGRKIITENPTYQGSLGTAISEAIELALNTPNCRYTLGSVLNHVSLHQTIIGLEAEKQMEIAGEYPDIVIGCFGGGSNFSGITFPFLRHKLTEGKEVRLIAAEPASCPKLTRGKFEYDFGDEAGYTPLLPMYTLGHNFAPANIHAGGLRYHGAGTIVSQLKKDGYIEAVDVKQLDTFEAAILFAKAEGIIPAPESSHAIHTAIQEALKAKEEGRQKTILFNLSGHGLIDMAAYDRYFDGELSNHELGDEEIAKTTNTLEHLVP, from the coding sequence ATAATGAAAAAGAAAATCTTATTAAGCGAGAACGACATTCCTAGATGCTGGTATAACATTGTGGCGGACATGAAAAACAAACCTCTCCCGCCGCTTCATCCGGCAACCAAAAAGCCATTAGAGGTAAGTGATCTGGAACCAATATTTGCGACAGAGCTAGCCAAACAGGAACTAAATGATACCGACCGTTGGATAGAAATCCCCGAACCGATACGGGAACTATATAAAAATTACCGTCCTACACCGTTGGTACGAGCATACGGTCTAGAAAAAGCGTTGGACACACCGGCTCATATTTATTTCAAAAATGAAAGTGTCAGCCCTGTAGGTTCGCACAAACTAAACTCGGCAATAGCTCAGGCATATTACTGTAAAGAGCAAGGGATAACAAACATCACAACCGAAACCGGAGCCGGACAATGGGGTGCCGCCTTATCGTATGCAGCAAGCCACTTCGACCTGAATCTGGCTGTGTATATGGTTAAGATCAGTTACCACCAGAAACCTTACCGCCGATCTATTATGCAGGCATATGGAGCCGAAGTTATAGCTTCACCTAGTATGAGCACGAAAGCCGGACGTAAAATAATTACAGAAAACCCGACTTATCAGGGAAGCCTCGGAACAGCCATTTCGGAGGCGATAGAACTGGCATTGAATACACCGAATTGTAGATATACATTAGGCAGTGTTCTGAATCATGTATCTCTGCATCAAACAATCATTGGGTTGGAAGCAGAAAAACAAATGGAAATAGCCGGAGAATATCCCGATATAGTAATAGGCTGTTTTGGCGGCGGATCGAATTTTTCCGGTATCACATTCCCGTTTTTGCGCCATAAACTGACCGAAGGAAAAGAAGTACGCCTGATTGCGGCAGAGCCGGCATCATGCCCTAAACTGACCCGAGGTAAATTCGAATATGACTTTGGTGACGAAGCCGGATATACACCACTGCTACCGATGTACACACTGGGGCACAATTTTGCACCGGCAAATATCCATGCGGGTGGCCTTCGGTACCATGGTGCAGGAACTATTGTCAGCCAGTTGAAAAAAGACGGATATATAGAAGCTGTAGATGTAAAGCAACTCGATACATTCGAAGCAGCTATCTTGTTTGCTAAAGCGGAAGGTATAATTCCGGCTCCTGAATCATCACATGCTATACACACAGCTATCCAGGAAGCATTGAAAGCAAAAGAGGAAGGAAGGCAAAAAACAATTCTATTTAATCTATCCGGCCACGGGCTTATCGATATGGCTGCCTATGATCGTTATTTTGATGGAGAATTATCGAACCATGAGCTAGGCGACGAAGAGATTGCGAAAACAACAAATACACTAGAACATCTGGTTCCGTAA
- a CDS encoding cysteine hydrolase family protein, translating into MKALLIIDIQNDYFERGMMPLSNSEEAARNAKKLLTDFRQKELPIIIVQHIASRPEAGFFLPNTYGAEIHESVKPLNTEKIVVKHFPNSFRETDLDSYLNKSGIKDLVICGMMTHMCIDATTRAATDLGYNCTIIGDACATRDLEIFGKKTDAKDVQNSFLSALNYFYAKVTTTEQYLNDNLLKLEV; encoded by the coding sequence ATGAAAGCATTATTAATAATAGATATCCAAAACGATTATTTTGAAAGAGGAATGATGCCCTTATCCAATTCTGAAGAAGCTGCAAGAAATGCAAAAAAGCTCTTGACAGATTTCAGACAAAAGGAACTTCCCATAATCATCGTTCAACATATAGCGTCCAGACCCGAAGCAGGATTTTTCTTACCCAATACATATGGAGCAGAAATACATGAAAGTGTAAAGCCATTAAATACCGAAAAGATTGTGGTCAAACATTTTCCCAATAGCTTCAGGGAAACTGATCTCGATAGCTATTTGAATAAATCAGGCATCAAGGATCTTGTTATTTGTGGTATGATGACTCACATGTGCATTGATGCAACAACACGGGCTGCAACAGATTTAGGGTACAATTGTACTATTATTGGAGATGCCTGTGCTACACGAGACTTGGAGATATTCGGCAAAAAGACGGATGCCAAAGATGTTCAAAACTCATTTTTGTCTGCACTGAATTATTTTTACGCAAAGGTAACCACCACTGAACAATATTTGAACGATAACTTATTAAAACTAGAGGTATGA
- a CDS encoding NAD(P)H-dependent oxidoreductase, with protein sequence MKKVLIINGHPDKESFCFGLHQQYKKGSLAKGNEVKEIILAEMTFNPILMYGYRKRTELEPDLLEAWDKLQWAEHIVWIYPTWWASPPALLKGFIERLFLPGFTFEYQEKSPFPKKLLMGKTSEIISTMDAPVFYYKWIVKDIGGKMIRKNIGAFCGIKNIRTTYLATIKGSTPEQREKWLNKIELLARK encoded by the coding sequence ATGAAAAAGGTTTTAATAATTAACGGACATCCCGACAAAGAAAGCTTTTGCTTTGGGCTACATCAGCAATATAAAAAGGGTAGCTTGGCGAAAGGCAATGAAGTAAAAGAAATTATCCTCGCTGAAATGACCTTCAATCCCATACTGATGTATGGCTATCGCAAAAGAACGGAACTTGAACCCGATCTGTTAGAAGCTTGGGACAAGTTGCAATGGGCAGAACATATTGTTTGGATTTACCCTACATGGTGGGCATCCCCTCCTGCTCTTTTGAAAGGATTTATAGAAAGGTTATTCCTTCCGGGATTCACTTTTGAATATCAGGAAAAGTCTCCGTTTCCGAAAAAGCTATTGATGGGAAAAACATCTGAAATCATCAGCACGATGGATGCTCCTGTTTTTTATTACAAATGGATAGTGAAAGATATCGGAGGAAAGATGATAAGAAAAAATATCGGCGCATTTTGTGGTATTAAAAATATCAGAACAACTTATCTGGCAACAATAAAAGGATCAACTCCCGAACAAAGGGAAAAATGGTTAAACAAAATAGAGCTATTAGCTCGTAAATAA
- a CDS encoding MFS transporter, producing MDIRTNTISKERIRLAIFCLYFCSGMCFSSWASRIPDIKNSLGLGDAAWGTILLMIPIGQICGMTISGLLISRVGSKRILPLALTGYVLALLLIGLSGSEYALIMSLIFFGFCGNFCNISVNTQAVTLEATYNKPIMASFHGGWSLAGLAGASVGLLMASLKFKPIYHFCIIGTLVLIAVYLNMRYLQADLKKQKDPSDVAARKKNKPEKFLFLLGIVAFCGMAAEGAMADWSGLYLIDVVGTPVHMAPIGLAAYMITMASGRFVIDKATQKWGSQRVVQVGGILIATGLFAAVAFPHFITTIIAFMIIGLGTAGIVPTVYSIAGQKTKISTSIALTLVSSVSFLGFLMGPPLIGYIASATNLRYSYALIGMFGICIVALASVINVLKKEKQ from the coding sequence ATGGATATAAGAACCAATACAATATCGAAAGAACGTATACGACTAGCTATTTTCTGTCTGTATTTTTGTTCGGGCATGTGCTTTTCCAGCTGGGCTAGCCGAATTCCCGATATAAAGAATTCGTTGGGACTGGGTGATGCAGCATGGGGTACTATCCTGTTAATGATCCCTATCGGACAAATATGCGGAATGACCATATCAGGCTTACTCATATCCAGAGTGGGAAGTAAACGTATTCTACCCTTAGCTCTTACAGGCTACGTCTTAGCGTTACTGCTTATAGGGCTTTCTGGTTCTGAATATGCCTTGATCATGAGTCTTATATTTTTCGGCTTTTGCGGCAACTTCTGCAATATATCGGTCAATACTCAGGCTGTAACGCTTGAGGCTACTTATAATAAACCGATCATGGCCTCCTTTCATGGAGGGTGGAGCCTGGCAGGGCTAGCGGGTGCTTCTGTAGGGCTGTTAATGGCATCGCTAAAGTTCAAACCTATCTATCATTTTTGCATCATCGGAACACTTGTTCTTATAGCTGTCTATCTCAATATGCGCTATCTTCAGGCTGATCTTAAAAAGCAAAAAGACCCGTCGGATGTTGCAGCCAGAAAGAAGAATAAGCCGGAGAAGTTTCTGTTCTTACTGGGCATTGTGGCATTTTGTGGCATGGCTGCCGAGGGTGCTATGGCCGACTGGAGCGGGCTTTATCTGATAGATGTAGTAGGGACTCCCGTACATATGGCTCCTATCGGACTAGCAGCATATATGATAACCATGGCATCAGGGCGATTTGTTATCGACAAAGCCACTCAGAAATGGGGTTCGCAACGTGTTGTTCAAGTAGGAGGTATCCTTATAGCAACAGGACTGTTCGCTGCTGTAGCTTTTCCGCATTTCATAACTACTATCATAGCCTTTATGATTATCGGATTGGGTACGGCGGGTATTGTACCCACTGTGTATAGTATTGCCGGACAGAAAACAAAGATATCAACAAGTATAGCACTGACATTAGTATCCAGTGTAAGTTTCCTCGGCTTTTTGATGGGACCTCCTCTAATTGGCTATATTGCAAGTGCAACCAACTTGCGATATTCTTATGCACTGATAGGTATGTTTGGTATTTGCATTGTAGCATTAGCCTCTGTTATTAACGTTTTGAAGAAAGAAAAACAATAA
- the trpD gene encoding anthranilate phosphoribosyltransferase, producing the protein MKQILNRLFEHQYLNRCEAKEILTKMAAGDYNDSQIAAFISVFLMRSISVDEFLGFADALLDLRANVDALAAYNPIDIVGTGGDNKNTFNISTLSCFVVAASGYKVAKHGNYGATSVSGASNVMEQHGVKFTSDVSKLEASLDKTNIAYLHAPLFNNALKVVAPVRKALGVRTFFNMLGPVVNPIKPKRTVLGVFNLKMARLYFYMYQQTDVDYSIVHSLDGYDEISLTGDFKIINKFEEKIYSPELIGFERCKEADLDGGATPEDAAKIFDNIICNTATKAQKNAVIANAATAIQTIDPNMSFEDSIAQARETIESGRLKDTFLRFLELNT; encoded by the coding sequence ATGAAACAAATATTAAACAGACTCTTTGAGCATCAATATCTCAACAGATGTGAAGCAAAGGAAATATTGACAAAGATGGCTGCCGGAGACTATAATGATTCGCAAATCGCAGCATTCATCAGCGTCTTTCTTATGCGCAGTATCAGTGTTGATGAGTTTCTCGGATTTGCAGATGCACTTTTAGATCTGCGAGCCAATGTAGATGCGCTGGCGGCTTACAACCCTATCGACATAGTAGGTACAGGCGGAGATAATAAGAATACATTCAACATTTCAACGCTGTCTTGCTTCGTTGTTGCCGCATCAGGATACAAGGTTGCCAAACATGGTAATTACGGGGCAACCTCAGTCAGTGGAGCATCCAATGTAATGGAACAGCACGGTGTGAAATTCACATCCGATGTGAGCAAGCTGGAAGCATCTTTGGACAAAACCAATATCGCTTACTTACATGCCCCACTGTTCAACAACGCGCTTAAGGTGGTTGCACCCGTACGGAAGGCACTCGGGGTTCGTACTTTCTTCAATATGCTCGGGCCGGTGGTTAACCCTATAAAACCAAAGCGCACGGTGTTAGGTGTTTTCAATCTGAAAATGGCACGTCTGTATTTTTATATGTATCAACAAACGGATGTGGATTATTCGATTGTACATAGTTTAGACGGATATGATGAAATATCATTAACGGGAGATTTCAAAATAATCAATAAATTTGAAGAAAAAATATACAGCCCCGAACTAATTGGTTTTGAACGTTGCAAAGAAGCCGACCTGGACGGTGGCGCAACGCCGGAAGATGCCGCTAAGATTTTTGATAATATCATATGCAATACTGCGACTAAAGCACAAAAAAATGCGGTAATTGCAAACGCTGCTACAGCAATTCAGACAATTGATCCGAATATGTCTTTCGAAGATAGTATTGCACAAGCGCGGGAAACAATAGAAAGCGGAAGGCTAAAAGATACATTTTTGAGATTCTTGGAGTTAAACACTTAA
- a CDS encoding DUF721 domain-containing protein, translating into MRKRNTESIGEVLRQFFEENQFFKRKFAESRAVTGWSKLLGSMISSYTTNIYLRNGVLYVSLSSSVLRSELMMAKDKLITKLNEHAGMPVVNDIVFR; encoded by the coding sequence ATGAGAAAACGAAATACAGAAAGTATAGGTGAAGTACTCAGACAGTTTTTTGAAGAGAATCAATTCTTCAAAAGAAAGTTTGCCGAGAGCAGGGCTGTTACAGGCTGGTCGAAGCTTTTGGGGTCTATGATTTCATCTTATACAACAAATATTTACCTGCGGAATGGGGTATTGTATGTCTCGCTCAGCTCATCGGTATTACGTTCCGAGCTCATGATGGCTAAAGATAAATTAATAACAAAATTGAATGAACATGCAGGCATGCCTGTTGTAAACGATATAGTATTCAGATAA
- a CDS encoding anthranilate synthase component II, translating to MKILIFDNYDSFTYNLVHLVKELGYTDVDVFRNDKIALEDVAKYDKIILSPGPGIPSEAGLLLPLIKEYAGKKPILGVCLGHQAIGEAFGAQLKNLEDVYHGVATRINITQPDYIFDTLGRELEVGRYHSWIVDNNKLPDCIEITATDNNGQIMALKHKEFDVHGVQFHPESVLTPAGETIVKNFLNQ from the coding sequence ATGAAAATTCTGATATTCGACAACTACGATTCATTTACATACAATCTTGTTCATCTGGTAAAGGAGCTAGGCTATACAGATGTGGATGTTTTCAGGAATGACAAAATAGCACTTGAAGATGTTGCTAAATATGATAAAATTATTCTTTCTCCAGGTCCCGGTATCCCTTCCGAAGCCGGATTACTATTACCCCTGATAAAAGAATATGCAGGCAAAAAACCAATATTGGGTGTTTGCCTTGGACATCAGGCAATAGGCGAGGCTTTTGGTGCTCAGTTGAAAAACCTAGAAGATGTGTATCATGGAGTAGCAACCCGGATTAACATCACACAGCCCGATTATATATTTGATACGCTAGGGAGGGAATTAGAAGTCGGGCGCTATCATTCATGGATAGTAGACAATAACAAACTTCCAGACTGTATTGAAATAACAGCAACAGACAATAACGGGCAGATAATGGCGCTAAAGCATAAGGAGTTTGATGTGCATGGAGTACAATTCCATCCCGAGTCTGTTTTAACTCCTGCCGGAGAAACAATAGTAAAAAACTTTCTGAACCAATAA
- a CDS encoding metallophosphoesterase family protein, which yields MRNFILFLLILFSISVNAQHKSLSFNNNGKFKIIQFTDIHYKKNVPESAVALKLISEVLDAEKPDLVVFTGDVIYAKPVKEGLDDIFNLVIKRKIPWAYVFGNHDDEHETSRQELMDFVTLKPYCLAQAGDKSLNGVGNYILEVKGASEDKVKSVLYFFDSGAYTPIKEVGTYDWLAFNQVEWYRAQSAAYTKQNAGVPYPALAFFHIPLVEYSMMKAEKYDQLIGSRDEKECHGKMNTGMFAAMREAGDVMGTFVGHDHDNDYIGEYYNIYLAYGRYSGGNTEYNNLGKNGCRVIELEEGKRTFSTYIRLLGGDKLYPVTYPDTFAKKAEVKQ from the coding sequence ATGCGTAATTTTATTCTCTTCCTCCTTATCCTATTCTCTATCTCAGTGAATGCCCAACACAAGTCTCTAAGCTTTAATAACAATGGTAAATTTAAGATCATCCAGTTTACCGATATCCACTATAAGAAGAATGTTCCCGAATCGGCAGTTGCCTTAAAGCTAATCAGTGAAGTGCTTGATGCCGAAAAACCGGACTTAGTTGTATTCACAGGTGATGTCATTTATGCGAAGCCTGTAAAAGAGGGGCTTGATGATATCTTCAACCTTGTGATAAAAAGGAAGATACCTTGGGCCTACGTATTCGGAAACCATGATGACGAACACGAAACATCTCGTCAGGAACTCATGGATTTCGTAACCCTCAAACCATACTGTCTTGCTCAGGCAGGAGACAAGTCTTTGAACGGAGTAGGAAACTATATCCTCGAGGTGAAGGGAGCTTCGGAAGATAAGGTAAAGTCGGTTCTTTACTTTTTCGATTCGGGAGCTTATACCCCTATCAAAGAGGTTGGTACTTATGACTGGCTTGCATTCAATCAGGTAGAGTGGTATAGAGCTCAAAGTGCAGCATACACCAAACAAAATGCCGGAGTGCCTTACCCTGCCCTTGCCTTTTTCCATATCCCGTTGGTTGAGTACTCTATGATGAAAGCTGAGAAATACGACCAGCTGATAGGAAGCCGTGATGAGAAAGAATGCCACGGAAAGATGAACACCGGAATGTTTGCAGCCATGCGCGAAGCCGGAGATGTGATGGGTACTTTTGTAGGGCACGACCACGACAACGATTATATAGGAGAATACTATAACATATACCTCGCTTATGGACGTTATTCGGGAGGCAATACCGAGTACAACAACCTAGGTAAGAACGGATGCCGTGTCATAGAACTCGAAGAAGGCAAACGAACTTTCTCTACTTATATCCGACTGCTGGGTGGTGACAAATTATACCCTGTAACTTACCCTGATACATTTGCCAAAAAAGCAGAAGTAAAACAATAG
- a CDS encoding acyl-CoA thioesterase, translating to MEIKPETFKATLPVQIRFNDIDALGHINNNIYFSFFDLGKTNYFEVIKPASVSWIEGMIVLAHIDVDFFSPIYYKEKIVVDTKITKLGDKSGVFLQQIRSVKNDEVKCRCESVFVTYDADTQSSMRIPDVWRSVISKYEGVEL from the coding sequence ATGGAAATAAAACCAGAAACATTTAAAGCTACACTCCCGGTTCAAATCCGGTTCAACGATATAGACGCACTAGGACATATAAACAACAATATATACTTCAGTTTTTTTGATTTAGGAAAAACCAATTATTTTGAAGTAATCAAGCCTGCTTCGGTCAGTTGGATTGAGGGAATGATTGTACTGGCGCATATCGACGTGGATTTCTTTTCCCCGATTTATTACAAAGAAAAGATTGTTGTTGATACCAAGATTACAAAACTGGGCGACAAAAGCGGCGTATTTCTTCAGCAAATACGAAGTGTAAAAAACGATGAAGTAAAATGCCGTTGCGAATCCGTTTTCGTGACTTATGATGCAGATACACAATCATCGATGCGCATACCCGACGTATGGCGTTCAGTCATTTCCAAATATGAAGGAGTAGAATTGTAA
- the trpB gene encoding tryptophan synthase subunit beta: MEKFAVDTNGFYGEFGGAYIPEILYDNVETLKNSYLNIINDPSFQKEYNDLLRDYAGRPSPLYLANRLSQKYGCKIYLKREDLNHTGSHKINNALGQILIARRMGKTRILAETGAGQHGVATATVCALMNMECIVYMGATDVARQKLNVQKMEMLGATVVPVTSGNMTLKDATNEAIRDWCSHPSDTYYVIGSTIGPHPYPDMVARLQSVISEEIRKQLLEKEGRETPDYLIACVGGGSNAAGTIYHFIDEPQTKIVLAEAAGKGIDSGESAATIHLGRLGIIHGCKTLLMQSEDGQIEEPYSISAGLDYPGIGPMHAHLAQIGRSEVLAVTDDEAMDAAFELTKLEGIIPAIESAHALGALNKKQFNANDVVVLCLSGRGDKDMETYINYRNR, from the coding sequence ATGGAAAAATTCGCAGTTGATACAAATGGCTTTTATGGAGAATTTGGGGGAGCATATATCCCTGAGATTTTATATGACAATGTGGAAACATTAAAGAACTCATATCTGAACATCATAAACGACCCCAGCTTTCAGAAAGAATATAACGACCTGCTAAGAGATTATGCAGGACGCCCATCACCTCTCTATTTAGCAAATAGGCTTTCCCAAAAATACGGATGCAAGATATATCTCAAGCGCGAAGATCTTAACCATACAGGCTCCCACAAGATAAACAATGCTTTGGGACAAATCCTTATAGCCCGCCGTATGGGTAAGACACGCATACTTGCCGAAACAGGAGCAGGACAACATGGTGTAGCCACTGCTACAGTATGTGCTCTGATGAATATGGAGTGCATTGTATATATGGGAGCAACAGATGTTGCCCGTCAAAAGCTCAATGTACAGAAGATGGAAATGTTGGGAGCTACAGTAGTTCCTGTAACCAGTGGAAACATGACATTGAAAGATGCGACGAATGAAGCTATCCGTGACTGGTGTAGTCATCCATCCGATACTTATTATGTGATTGGTTCTACCATAGGGCCTCATCCTTATCCCGACATGGTGGCACGTCTGCAATCTGTAATAAGCGAAGAGATCCGTAAGCAACTCTTAGAAAAAGAAGGTCGAGAAACACCCGATTATCTGATCGCTTGTGTAGGGGGAGGAAGCAATGCCGCCGGAACAATTTATCACTTTATAGATGAGCCCCAAACAAAGATCGTACTTGCCGAAGCTGCCGGAAAAGGGATAGACTCAGGTGAGTCGGCTGCAACAATCCACTTAGGCAGATTAGGTATCATACATGGGTGTAAAACACTACTCATGCAATCGGAAGACGGGCAGATAGAAGAGCCTTACTCCATATCAGCCGGACTGGATTATCCGGGGATTGGACCGATGCACGCACACCTTGCTCAGATCGGTCGCTCTGAAGTACTTGCCGTGACAGACGACGAAGCGATGGATGCTGCTTTTGAACTCACCAAACTGGAAGGAATAATACCTGCCATAGAATCGGCTCATGCCTTGGGTGCTCTCAACAAAAAGCAATTCAATGCCAACGATGTAGTTGTACTTTGCCTATCCGGGCGTGGAGACAAAGACATGGAAACCTATATAAACTATCGCAACCGCTAA
- a CDS encoding anthranilate synthase component I family protein, with protein sequence MKYNIQVKTKNLLADLQTPVGIYLKVRDVYPESALLESSDYHGGENSYSFIGISPIARFRVDNDEITTTYPDNTTHQETLLGHEKLTDKFNAFIKQFDVQGENKTNINGFFGYTSYDAIRYFEAVDPVNTKLRNADVPEFYYILYRFILVINHLKNELTIVENIVEGTQEKTPELEAILTNNNIPSYNFEAIGDEQSMITDEEHQEMIKKGIAHCKRGDVFQIVLSRCFTQKFAGDDFKVYRSLRSINPSPYLFYFDFGSYRIFGSSPETHCKVTKDKAYIDPIAGTYFRTGDDEKDRILSENLLNDEKENAEHVMLVDLARNDLSRNCHDVQVEFYKNVQFYSHVIHLVSRVSGTVDRDNNSISVFADTFPAGTLSGAPKVRAMQLIRHIEKQMRGVYGGCIGYIGFNGDLNQAITIRTFLSRNNTLYYQAGGGIVSKSNPETEVMEVKNKLGALAKAIRFAEELKN encoded by the coding sequence ATGAAATACAATATACAGGTAAAGACAAAAAATCTTCTGGCAGATTTACAGACTCCTGTCGGAATTTATCTAAAGGTAAGAGATGTGTATCCAGAGTCTGCCTTACTAGAAAGTTCCGATTATCACGGAGGAGAAAACAGCTATTCTTTTATAGGTATAAGTCCTATTGCTAGATTCAGAGTAGATAATGATGAAATAACCACGACTTATCCCGACAATACAACACATCAGGAAACCTTGTTAGGACACGAAAAGCTTACAGATAAGTTCAATGCTTTTATCAAGCAGTTTGATGTACAAGGAGAAAACAAGACAAATATAAACGGGTTCTTTGGATATACTTCTTACGATGCCATTCGCTATTTTGAGGCTGTTGATCCGGTGAATACAAAACTAAGAAATGCGGATGTCCCTGAATTTTACTACATATTGTACCGTTTCATATTAGTTATTAATCACCTCAAGAATGAACTTACTATCGTAGAAAACATAGTGGAAGGCACTCAGGAAAAGACTCCTGAACTTGAAGCGATTTTGACTAATAATAATATCCCCTCTTATAATTTTGAAGCGATCGGAGACGAGCAATCGATGATCACCGATGAAGAGCATCAGGAAATGATAAAGAAAGGAATCGCACATTGCAAACGTGGTGATGTATTTCAGATTGTTCTTTCTCGCTGCTTCACTCAAAAATTTGCAGGAGACGATTTTAAAGTATATCGTTCTTTACGCTCTATCAACCCTTCACCATACCTCTTCTATTTCGACTTTGGTTCGTACCGCATATTCGGTTCATCACCCGAAACTCATTGCAAGGTAACAAAAGACAAAGCTTATATAGACCCCATTGCCGGTACATATTTCCGCACCGGAGACGATGAGAAAGACCGTATCCTTTCAGAGAACTTACTGAACGACGAAAAAGAAAATGCAGAGCATGTCATGCTTGTCGATTTGGCGAGGAATGATCTCAGCCGCAACTGTCACGACGTGCAAGTAGAGTTTTACAAAAATGTTCAATTCTATTCGCATGTGATTCACCTCGTTTCTCGTGTAAGTGGGACTGTAGATAGAGACAATAACAGTATATCTGTTTTTGCCGATACATTTCCGGCCGGAACACTCTCGGGTGCGCCCAAAGTGCGAGCGATGCAACTGATACGTCATATCGAAAAACAAATGCGCGGGGTATACGGCGGCTGTATTGGCTATATAGGTTTTAACGGAGACCTTAATCAGGCTATTACGATACGTACATTCTTGAGTCGTAATAACACACTATATTATCAGGCAGGAGGAGGAATCGTATCTAAATCGAATCCCGAGACAGAGGTAATGGAAGTAAAAAACAAACTGGGGGCTTTAGCCAAAGCTATTCGGTTTGCCGAAGAATTAAAAAATTAA